DNA from Synechococcus elongatus PCC 6301:
TAGGATTGCGAGGATCCCTGTCTGTCCTGTGACTATGTTGCGTCTCGATCGCATCTCTAAGATTTATCCCACCGGTGAGGTGCTCCGAGATGTGAGCTGGGAAGTCAAACCCGGCGATCGTATTGGTTTAGTCGGGGTGAATGGGGCTGGCAAGTCGACCCAAATGCGGATTATTGCCGGTTTGGAAGAGGCCACTAGCGGCGAAATTATTCGGCCCAGTAGCCTCAAAATTGCTTATCTGCAGCAAGAGTTTGATATCGATCCTGAGCGCACAGTTCGGGAAGAACTCTGGCAAGCCTTTGGTGAAGCAACAACCGTTTTTAATCAGTTGTCGGAGGTGGAGCACCAGATGCAAACCGCCGAACCTGAGCAACTAGACGATTTGATCCATCAGCTCGATCGCTTACAACGGCGGTTTGAGGCCTTGGATGGCTATGCGATCGATGCCCGCATTGCCAAGCTTCTACCTGATCTGGGTTTTGGTCTGGAGGATGGCGATCGCTCGGTGGCGGCCTTTAGTGGCGGCTGGCAGATGCGGATGGGCTTGGGCAAAATTCTGCTGCAAGAGCCTGATCTACTGCTGCTGGACGAGCCGACTAACCACCTCGATCTTGAAACGATTGAATGGTTAGAAACCTACCTGAAAGGCTTGAGCCAGCCGATGGTGATCATTTCACACGATCGCGAGTTTCTCGATCGGCTCTGCACCCAAATTGTGGAAACAGAACGCGGGGTAGCTCGCACCTATCTCGGTAACTACAGCGACTATCTCACTCAGAAAGAGCTGGAAAAGACAGCGCAATTTGCAGCCTTTGAGCGTCAGCAAAAAGAACTCGCTGAGCAACAAGCCTTTATCGATCGCTTTCGGGCCAGCGCGACTCGCAGCACCCAGGCCAAAAGTCGCGAAAAGCAACTCGAGAAAGTCGAGCGAATTGAAGCACCCGAAGATAACTTGCGCGGTATTCAGTTTCGCT
Protein-coding regions in this window:
- a CDS encoding ABC-F family ATP-binding cassette domain-containing protein; this encodes MLRLDRISKIYPTGEVLRDVSWEVKPGDRIGLVGVNGAGKSTQMRIIAGLEEATSGEIIRPSSLKIAYLQQEFDIDPERTVREELWQAFGEATTVFNQLSEVEHQMQTAEPEQLDDLIHQLDRLQRRFEALDGYAIDARIAKLLPDLGFGLEDGDRSVAAFSGGWQMRMGLGKILLQEPDLLLLDEPTNHLDLETIEWLETYLKGLSQPMVIISHDREFLDRLCTQIVETERGVARTYLGNYSDYLTQKELEKTAQFAAFERQQKELAEQQAFIDRFRASATRSTQAKSREKQLEKVERIEAPEDNLRGIQFRFPPAPRSGREVVMIEDLTHAYNDKILFLGAELLIERGDRIAFLGPNGAGKSTLLRLILGREPLLEGKVELGAHQVIPSYFEQNQAEALDLEKTVLDTIHDEVPSWKDSEVRTLLGSFCFRSDTVFKKVGALSGGEKARLALAKMLLQPANLLILDEPTNHLDIPAKEMLEEALREYEGTALIVSHDRYFVSRVANKIVEIRDGEFRVYAGDYHYYLEQIQLKKERERLAAIEAEKASKAAAKRAKQKAKQQERRQS